GCATCTTTTATTAATCTGATACTTCACTCAGCTTGTGAACAGTTTGAGGATAGCCTTATTAGATCTGGTGATTCTAAAAAAGAATTTAAACGCTTTGCAAGGTCTTATAAAGATTTATTATGGCCAGATATTTTTAAAACAATAGATTCTCAGAACGCATATATTAAAGAACTCGCAAAGCGTTTTGGTTCAGTAATAAATATTCTTGATAAAATAGAAGAGGTGAATAATGTCTGATAACATGCTTATATTTAAAGTAGCGATGTGCGGTCCTTCAAGGGTAGGAAAAACGTCTATCATCTATTCTTTCCGTCTTAATTATGAGCTCATTATCTACTTTAGATTTCAACAATATCTCCTTTAATTTTGTGTTTTTTTGTAGTATGTTTTATCTTCATTTATCCAAAAATACCACAAAATTAAATATTTTGCTAAAATTTAAGCGAATGGACAGTTATTATGTCAGGTAATCCTGCATTAAAGAATCGAATATTATTATGATGATAATCGATTTCAATCAAACAGGTCGCCAGAAATAGACCAGTAGGAAGTTTTTGTTTCAGAGCGCTGTTAATTTCAGAAACGATTTTCTTTAAAGAATAACATTTTGAAGTCATCGTATAAAATATATCAGAAACAGGGATAGCCCCTATTGCTGCCGAAAGGCCATGTCCGGTAAAATCACCGACCAAAACGTACAAGCCTCCGGTAGGTTTGCGAGAAATCAGTGCAATATCACCACATACTATATCCATAGGCGCTGATAAAATTTTAACATTTTTGAAAGTTAAATCCTTATGTTGAATTATTTTGTGGAAAATACGAGCCGCAATATCATATTCATGCCGTAAATATTGATATATCGATTCAAGCTCACCATGGATACGCTCAAGGTCTTTGTTACGGCTTTTCAGTTCTTGCATATAGTTGTCCAGATTTTTTTTCATATTTATCAGATTAACGGCTTTTTTTATTTCAATCTCTAACTCATCATAGTTAACTGGCTTACGAAGATAAGAAGACGCGCCCGATTTCATAGCATCAATGGCGGAATCAACATCACCATGGCCTGTAACCATAATGACTTCTGAATGCCACTTCTCTTTTTTTAAAAGTTTTAAAACTTCACGTCCGTCTATTCTTGGCATTTTAATATCGAGAATAACTACTTCAGGTTTTTTTTCTATAAAAACCTTTAGTCCCTCAATCCCATCTTCTGCGAGGCAAACATCATACCCATCCATATTCAAAAGCCTTTTTAAACTTCTTCGAATCATTTCTTCATCATCAATAATCAATATTGTTGTCATATTCACCACTTCCTTTTAATTCATTTTCTAAAGACTCAATTTTTTTACTATGAAAATACCGTAGAAGTTATTGGCAACAAAAGTATTGTTTTTTCTCCACGTTTTTTTGTTTTACAAATATTTAAAAAAAACATAACATACTAAAATGGAAATGATAAATAAATCTAAAATATCAAATATTGAAAAAAAGCCTTCAGCCAAAGAAAAATTTTTATTTATTTTTACCTGTTTTCTTTTACTTGGGATAGGACTACCTATCTTAATTATTTATTTAATAAAAATACCCGAAACAAATGAATATTCTAAAATTATTTTTATTTTTTTTGTTAGTTCAGCGATTGTTTCTTATTCATCAATATTCTTTTTAAAACAAAATATATTAGTTATTTCTGTGGTTTTTATAATATCTTTGTTTTGTTGTTTTCCTTTTATTGTTGGACTGAAAAATAACCTTACATTGCAGGATTTAATAACGGCTTTTCCAATTTTTGAAAACTGGCCGTTTTTTCTAAAACCGCATTATATTTTAATAGAATTTTTAATTCCAGCAGGTATTTTGGTTTATTTATTTTTACAAATAAAAAATATTTTTTCAAAAAAACCAAATAATTATACGTTTTTATTATTTTCCGTTTATTTAGGTATAGCCGCATTTTTAGGTTTATCGACATTAGCTCAAGCGAATCAGCCTAACATAATGAGCTTTGTAATTAGTCGTATTGATTTAAGACAAATATCTTTACCTCAATCTTTTGAAAATCGGCAGGAACCAGGAGTGAAGTATTTCAAAGTAAACTATGATGAAAGCAATCAGATTCAAAACGAAGCGGTTAAGCCTCCGGTATTGAAAGAAGAAAAGCCTATACCAATTCCTAATATAGAATATGAGCAGAAAATAAAAATTTTATCGGATAAGTTAGACAATATTTTAGAAGCTCTTAATGAAAAAAATATCGTTTTAGATGAGACGAAAACCGAAGTAAAAATTGATAATTTATCAACTACTCAAAATGAAACTCTTAAACCTCCGGTATTGAAAGAAGAAAAGCCAATATCAATTCCTAATATAGATTACGAACAAAAAATAAAAATTTTATCGGATAAGGTTGACAGTATTTTAGAAATTCTTAATCAAAAAAATGTAGATTTACATGAAACAAAAACTGAACAGAAAGATATTATAACAAAAGAAAACGAACAGAATTCTAAACCTGTATCTGAAAATGATTGTAGTCAGGAAATAACAGAACTTTCAGAACTTATTAATCGTATGTCAATTATACTTACTAAGATAGAAAAGTCTTTATCTAAAAAATTAAATAATTCTCGAAAAAAATAGGTGCAATCACAATCTCAAAAATTCTTTTAAATTTTTTTCAAGATTATATTCATTATTTTTTGTTTTTGAAGATAAACTTTCCTTTATTTTAGAAACAATCACATCTGGTGCAAGGGGGTCGCTTAAGCCTAAAGAATTATCTAAGCCTTGTGCTTCAATATCGTTTAGAAATGAAGCAATTATGGAAGGTTCTCCTAATAAAATAATAAAACTCTCTTTCAAAGAATAAGCTAAATTTTTTAAAGTAGTTATTTCATTTGAAAGAGAATTTTTTATATCAATAATTATAATCTTTGGTATATGTTTTTGTAATGAATCGCGTAAAGCAACGATTGTATTAATCAACGAAGTATCTATCTGCTCTCGTTTTAATACTTTTGTTAAGATACCTCCTCTGATTGTATCTGAAGAATAAATTATTACCATTAATAGCCTATTTTGCTTCTGTCATTGCCATAATCAAAGCACCTTTAGCGGTTGTATTTAACGTATCTTCAGCTAAACGAACTTGTGAAATTGCTACTGGAAAAGTAAAACGTTTTAAAGCTTTCTCAAATTTTTCTTTGAATCCCGGAGGCATAGATGTTCCGCCGCTAATAACGATAGGAATTGGTTTTGAAATTACAGGTATTTGGTCAGTAGAAGAAAGCACCCTTTGAAGGCTGTCTAAGAGATTATTAATTACATCTTCATAAAAGATGTGTAGAGCTGTAGTTATTCTATCTTTTGGTTCCTGATAAAGATCAAGAGATTGTTCTTTTATTGATTTTATCTTAGTTGCAGGTTCTGCTACGGATGAACCAACCATTTTATCAATATAATCGCCGGCTTTTTGAACGCTGTATGTTATAACAGGAAATGATAGGTAGGATAGGCAAATATTACACATACCGCCTCCCAGTTGGTTGATACGAATGGTATTTTGTCGGCAGCGTACGAATATGACGCTTTTGGCAAGACTATCAAGGCTCAAGGGGCGTTGGCTACGGAGAATAAGTTTAGATTCTCTACGAAGCAGTGGGACGATGAGACGGGTTTAGGTTATTGGGGGTATAGGTATTATTCGGCTGAGTTGGGGAGGTGGTTGAGTCGGGATCCGTTAGGGGAAGTAGGTGGATATAATCTATATGGATTTGTTGGCAATAATGTCATAAATGAGTTTGATATATATGGATTAATAGGTGGACTTGAATTATTTGAACATTATACAAGAGAGGCATTTCCTTCAATACCAAAATATGAATCTGAACCTTATGATATCGTTATTATGCAAACAAGAAAAGCTTTGGAGGATTTTTTTAATGGTATCCCAAATTCATACTCTTTTGGGGGTTCTGCCACTTGGACTCAAAGATTAAAAAAACATCCTCATATTGAAGATGTTAGGAAATTTATAAAAAAACGATTGAAAGCATATTGTGCAAAAATACCTTTTATTAAGCCGTTCGGTAATAATAATTTCAATTTAAATAGTTTCTCTCGTTCGTTGAAAATATAAAATGGCTTACTGCCGACATTGTAGCATGGTTAACTATAGGAAAAAGAGGTCAGGATGTAGCTTTTATTTTTGGAAGTTTTCGTTTAGCTTGGTATGCTTATAATATTCAATGTAAAAATTGTGAGCTTGTTGAGGCACAGGTAGATTTTAATGCAAGCGATTTACTTCATCTTGGTAGTGCATTAAGGATACCGATGACTACAATCTGGCCACCTGATGAACCATTTGGTAAAGGAAGATCATTTAATAATATATCTATTAAATGGTATTGGGATGAAAAAATACAATGAATCAGAAATATAATTTTAAAATACTTATTTTGACTATATTTTATTTCTGCATTCCAATTGTTGATTATTTTTATTCAAAAAGCCTTAATGTATCTATTTATAGTGGCCTTGTTGGATGGATAGCATTGAGTCCGATTTATATAGGAATTCTTATTGTAATTAAAAAAAATAAAAAATTGATAAAAAATAAATAGAACGAGGAGCAGACAAATAATAAAATTTGAATTAACCTTTAAGTTTAGCCTTAGCCACCTGAATAGTATGTCAGCTTTTATGACGATTGATTTGCTAAATTTTGGAATTTATCTTTTAGAATAAAGGTATTAAGTATTTCTATAATTATTACTTTGTCCTTTTCGTTGAGTTTATCAACTTCTTCAAATTTTTTTAGGAGTATTCTATCTTTAATGTCAATCTTAGCTTCTTTTCCTTCGGCTTCAGACGCGAGATAATCGAGAGAAACATCAAATATTTCTGCTAACTTCATCAAAACCTCTGTAGATGGAATATTACGTCCTCTTTCATATGCGGATACCTGTTTTTGATGAATTCCCATTTTTTCACCAAGTTCTGCTTGAGACCAATCTTTTTTTAATCGTAATTCTTTAATCCTGTCTTTAATAGCCATTTATAATTCCCTATTTAATAGAAATTCGTATTTTTTTGTATATATAATATACCATTACATGTTTATTTTGTATAAAAAAATTTAAATTTTTATTGACATAAGGAATGCTATATAGTATTTATTAGACCATAAAACATTCCTTTTATAATTCAAAGGGACGATTTTATAAAAAAGAAAGGTCATCAACTACACCGTCCAAAGTAGCGTTGATGACCTTCAGCTCGATTTCAATAAGGCGTTTCGCCAGAAACAGCTTTTCTTTTTTTAGAGTATCTTCCCTTAAAAATCAAGTTTTTAAAGAAAGGAGGTGAGCCCATGAATGCAAATTTATCAGCAACCCTTGAGATAACGGACATCTACAGAGGTGCGTATTTAATGGCTAAAGGCGCGATCATAGATGGCATAAAAATAAAAAACAATGGCCGTCAGATGGTAACATTTTTATTAAAAGGCGAAGGCTTAGAAAAACTTGATTTTGAATACAGAAGCGGTCGAGCCTTGATAAATCCGCTTAACCTGCGAGAAGCCTTAAATCACTTACGAGATATTCTGCATAAAAAAATAAATGAAGAGAAAGAAAAAGAATATAAGGGGAGATATAATAATGAAAAAAGAACAAATTCAATCTATCAAGTCTGCAATTGACTTGAAATCCTACATAGAATCTAAAGGCATAAGCCTTAAAAAAACAGGAAAAAACTGGTTCTGCCAGTGCCCGTTTCATTCAGAAAAAAATCCATCATTTTCTATAAGCCCAGAAAAACAGCTATTTCATTGCTTTTCCTGCGGAGTTGGAGGAGATATTTTCAGCTTTGTCATGAAGTTCGATTCCATTGGTTTTAAAGACGCTTTCAAAAAACTTTCAACTCAAATCGATGGATAAGGCTAAAAAATATGGCATCTACAACTGAAACCAAAATTCCAGAAAATAAATTTCAGCAGCTTGTGAGCAGAGCTTTAGAAATTTACGAAAAGAATTTTACAGAATCTGCTCAAGCTCGCAAATACCTTGAATCCAGAGGCATTACAAACCAAAACATCATTGCCAAGCATAAAATAGGCTTTTGCAGTGGAAAGCTCAAAGACACCCTTTCTACTGATGTTAAGCTGGACCTAAGAAATATAGGCATTCTGTATAAAAACGATGTTGAAAGATTCTTTGATCACTTGATTATTCCAATATTTGACATGGATGGCAGAATTATAACCATTTATGGCAGACACATTAACCAGAAACGCCATAGTTTTTTGCCTGATAGGCCTACTGGAATCTGGAATATTAAGGCTCTTAAGCTATATCCAGAAATTTTTATTGTTGAATCTCCTATTTGTGGCCTTACCTTGGAAAGCATTGGTTTTCCTAATGTTGTGGCAATAAACGGAGTAAATGGCTTATCTGAAAACGATGTAAAATTTTTCAAGACTTTTAAAACTCAAAAAATAATTCTTCTTTTAGATGGTGACGCTCCAGGCAGAAATACTGCAAAGCGATTAAAAGAAGAAAAATTATCAGGCTTTAATGTAGAAATCAGGAATCTTCCTGATGGCCATGATCCAAACAGTATTTTAGTTCAATTTGGAAAGGAAAAGCTCGTAGAGCTAATAAATCCAGCCTCAGACACAGATTCCAAAGAAACCAGCGATATAAATTTTGTATTAAATATTGGAAGAAAAACATACAAAGTTTATGGAATTGAAAGAGCCCAAAGAAAGCTAAAAGCTGTTGTCAGAGTTGAAGGAGCGTCCCTTCACATTGAAACAATGGATTTTTACCAATCAAGAGATAGAAAAAAGCTCTGCCAAGAAATTTGCAGAAAATTTAATGATATCCCTGAAACTGTTGAAGCTGAAGTGGACAAGCTGATGCTCAAATGCGAGGAATACGCTAAAACAAAGGCAACTCAGCCTGTAGAGCCAAGCCCTTATACAATGACAGAAAAAGAGCGGCTTGAAGCTGTTGCATTTGGAAAAAATCCAGATTTAATAAAGCTCATCACGCAGGACTTTGAAAAATGCGGGCTTATAGGAGAAGAAGCAAATAAAATTTTGGGCTACATTGTCATGAGCAGCAGAAAACTCCCATCTCCATTGGCTCTGCTAATTCTATCAAGCTCAGGAGCAGGAAAATCAGCCTTGCAGGACGCAATAGTTGATTTTTGCCCTGATGAAGATTTAGTTAAAATCACAAATCTTTCAGGAAAAGCGCTGTTCTACAAAAATACCAAAAGCCTTGCTCAAAAAGTTCTAGCATTAGAAGAAGGAGCTGGAGCTGAAGACGCTTTTTACGCCATCAGAAGCCTAATAAGCGCTGGAGAACTTTACACAGAAACCACAATAAAAGACCCAGCAACAGGCAAACTTGTAACAATGCAAAATAAAGTCGAAGGTCCAACTGCCATTTTATATACAACTTCAAATCCAGCAACAGATCCAGAAATGGCAAGCAGATGCTTTATTGTTGGAATTGATGAAAGCCGCGAACAAACAAGAAAAATATTGCAGTTCCAAAAAGAATCGCACCTTGAAGACGAAAAAATAAAAGATATTGAAAGAGAAGCTATCATTAAAAAACATAAAAACTTTCAAAGACTTCTAAAACCAATTGCCATTAAAAATCCTTATAGCACAGCCTTATGTGTTAGAGCTTGCACAAATTTTACCTCTAAACTGCACAAATAGACAAATCTCGAACTGCACAAACTCAGAACAATTTTTACCTTTAACCTGCACAACCTTGTGCAAAACTCACAATAATTTTTATCAAAGAGTGCAGGTTACGATTTTTCTAAATCACAATATTTGAAAATTAAACTGCACTCTTTAA
This sequence is a window from Desulfobacterales bacterium. Protein-coding genes within it:
- a CDS encoding toprim domain-containing protein translates to MASTTETKIPENKFQQLVSRALEIYEKNFTESAQARKYLESRGITNQNIIAKHKIGFCSGKLKDTLSTDVKLDLRNIGILYKNDVERFFDHLIIPIFDMDGRIITIYGRHINQKRHSFLPDRPTGIWNIKALKLYPEIFIVESPICGLTLESIGFPNVVAINGVNGLSENDVKFFKTFKTQKIILLLDGDAPGRNTAKRLKEEKLSGFNVEIRNLPDGHDPNSILVQFGKEKLVELINPASDTDSKETSDINFVLNIGRKTYKVYGIERAQRKLKAVVRVEGASLHIETMDFYQSRDRKKLCQEICRKFNDIPETVEAEVDKLMLKCEEYAKTKATQPVEPSPYTMTEKERLEAVAFGKNPDLIKLITQDFEKCGLIGEEANKILGYIVMSSRKLPSPLALLILSSSGAGKSALQDAIVDFCPDEDLVKITNLSGKALFYKNTKSLAQKVLALEEGAGAEDAFYAIRSLISAGELYTETTIKDPATGKLVTMQNKVEGPTAILYTTSNPATDPEMASRCFIVGIDESREQTRKILQFQKESHLEDEKIKDIEREAIIKKHKNFQRLLKPIAIKNPYSTALCVRACTNFTSKLHK
- a CDS encoding response regulator: MTTILIIDDEEMIRRSLKRLLNMDGYDVCLAEDGIEGLKVFIEKKPEVVILDIKMPRIDGREVLKLLKKEKWHSEVIMVTGHGDVDSAIDAMKSGASSYLRKPVNYDELEIEIKKAVNLINMKKNLDNYMQELKSRNKDLERIHGELESIYQYLRHEYDIAARIFHKIIQHKDLTFKNVKILSAPMDIVCGDIALISRKPTGGLYVLVGDFTGHGLSAAIGAIPVSDIFYTMTSKCYSLKKIVSEINSALKQKLPTGLFLATCLIEIDYHHNNIRFFNAGLPDIITVHSLKF
- a CDS encoding helix-turn-helix transcriptional regulator; this encodes MAIKDRIKELRLKKDWSQAELGEKMGIHQKQVSAYERGRNIPSTEVLMKLAEIFDVSLDYLASEAEGKEAKIDIKDRILLKKFEEVDKLNEKDKVIIIEILNTFILKDKFQNLANQSS
- a CDS encoding RHS repeat-associated core domain-containing protein, which encodes MTHTASQLVDTNGILSAAYEYDAFGKTIKAQGALATENKFRFSTKQWDDETGLGYWGYRYYSAELGRWLSRDPLGEVGGYNLYGFVGNNVINEFDIYGLIGGLELFEHYTREAFPSIPKYESEPYDIVIMQTRKALEDFFNGIPNSYSFGGSATWTQRLKKHPHIEDVRKFIKKRLKAYCAKIPFIKPFGNNNFNLNSFSRSLKI